A window of Kribbella voronezhensis genomic DNA:
CGGACGTGGTCGGCCTGTCCGGGCTGATCACCCCGTCGCTGGACGAGATGGTCTCGGTGGCCGAGGAGATGCAGCGACGCGGGCTCAAACTGCCTTTGCTGGTTGGCGGCGCGACGACTTCGAAGCAGCACACTGCCGTCCGCATCGCACCGGCGTACGAGAACACGACCGTGCATGTGCTGGACGCCTCCCGCGTGGTCGGTGTGGTGTCCGACCTGCTGGATGACGACCGTGCCCAGGAGCTTGCCGTCAGCAACCGTGCTGTCCAGGAAACCCTTCGCGAGCAGCACGCGAACAAGCAGCGCAAGCCGATGCTCACCGTCGAGGAGGCGCGGGCGAACCGCGAGCAGGTCGAGCACGGCGAACTGCCGGTGCCGGCCTTCACCGGGCTCAGGGTGGTGGAGCCTGACCTGGAGACGCTGCGGGCGATGATCGACTGGCAGTTCCTCTTCCTGGCCTGGGAGTTGAAGGGCAAGTACCCGGCGATCCTGGACAACCCGGTCGCCAAAGAACTGTTCGACGACGCGAACACGATGCTCGACCAGATCGTCAAGGACGGATCGTTCACCGCGAAGGGCGCCTACGGCTTCTGGCCGGCGCACAGCGAGGGCGACGACATCATCCTCGACGGCCTGGAGATCTCGTTCCCGATGCTGCGGCAGCAGACGCAGAAGCCGGAGGGGCGCGACAACCGCTGTCTCGCCGACTACATCGCCCCGGCCGGTGACCACCTCGGTGGGTTCGGGGTGGCGATCCACGGTGCGGAGGAACTGGCCAAGAAGTACGAGCAGGCGGGTGACGACTACCGGGCGATCATGGTGAAGGCGCTGGCGGACCGGCTCGCCGAAGCGTTCGCCGAGTGGATCCACCTCGAGGCACGGAAGGCCTGGTTCGAGCCGGACGCGGAGCCGCTGCTGGAGGATCTGCACGCGGAACGGTTCCGTGGGATCCGGCCGGCGCTGGGCTACCCGGCCAGCCCCGACCACAGCGAGAAGAAGGAACTCTTCGACCTGCTCGAGGCGGACAAGCTCGGGCTCGGGCTGACCGAGTCGTTCGCGATGACCCCGGCTGCCGCCGTCAGCGGCCTGATCTTCGCCAGCCCGGCCGCCCGGTACTTCACCGTCGGCCGCCTCGGCAAGGACCAGATCGAGGACTACGCCAAGCGCCGCGGCATGCCGCTGGCCGAGATCGAACGCTGGCTCCGCCCGAACCTGGCCTACGACCCCGAGTAAAAGGCGGTGGGTGCCGGCCGGGCGCTGGACTTACAGTGACGGGATGAGCGTCACCCTTCGTCCCGCCGAAGCCGGCGATGTCGATGCCGTCGCCTCCATCTGGTACGCCGGATGGGGCGACGGCCATCTCGGCAACGTTCCCGACGAACTCGTCGCGGTCCGGACCGAGAAGTCCTTCTGGGACAGGGTTCCGGACCGGATCGCCGACACCACGGTCGCCGTCGCCGGCGGCGAGGTGGCCGGCTTCGTGATGGTGCTGGCCGATGAGGTCGAACAGGTGTATGTCTCCGGCAACCACCGTGGCTCCGGAGTCGCCGGCGCCCTGATCGCCGAAGCCGAACGCCAGGTCAAGGATGCCGGGTACGACGAAGCCTGGCTGGCCGTCGCCACCGGGAACGCCCGCGCTCGCCGCTTCTACGAGCGCAGCGGCTGGCACGACACCGGTGCCTTCGACTATCCGGCGAGCACCGAGACCGGCTCCATCCCGGTGCCCTGCCACCGGTACACGAAGAAGGTCTGATGTTCCTGGAGCGCGAGCCTTTGGTGGCGTCGCTACGGGAGATCCGGCCCGGGGCGATGGTCTTCGTCGCGGGCGAGGCAGGGATCGGCAAGACCTCACTGGTCCGGGAGTTCTGCGCGACGCTGCCCACCGGGACGGTCGTGCGCTACGGCTTCTGCGATGCTCTCGGGACGCCACGGGCGCTCGGACCGTTGCACGACATCGCTCGCGCGAGCCCGAAGCTGGCCGGGTTGCTGACGGACGGCGCTGACCGGCACACCATCTTCACTGCCTTCCTCGAGCTTCTCAGTGATCCGCAGACCGTAGTGGTGGTGGAAGACGCGCACTGGGCCGACGAAGCCACCCTCGATCTGCTGCTGTTCGTCGGCCGCCGGATCAGCGAGCTTCCCGCGCTGGTCGTCGTCACCTACCGCTCCGAGGAGGTAGGCCGGGATCACACACTCCGCCGCGTCCTCGGCGACCTGGCAACAGCACCATCCGTACGCCGGTTGCAGGTGCCCGCGTTGACCTCGGAAGCAGTCGCTGCGCTGGCAACGCC
This region includes:
- a CDS encoding GNAT family N-acetyltransferase, with the protein product MSVTLRPAEAGDVDAVASIWYAGWGDGHLGNVPDELVAVRTEKSFWDRVPDRIADTTVAVAGGEVAGFVMVLADEVEQVYVSGNHRGSGVAGALIAEAERQVKDAGYDEAWLAVATGNARARRFYERSGWHDTGAFDYPASTETGSIPVPCHRYTKKV